Proteins from a genomic interval of Danio rerio strain Tuebingen ecotype United States chromosome 4, GRCz12tu, whole genome shotgun sequence:
- the si:cabz01032474.1 gene encoding uncharacterized protein si:cabz01032474.1 gives MAFIKEESEDIRIVEVFTLKHEDPEEETGLMELKEETQELNEMEEVDSQHDLRTDEESTEGVQETESNFKCCHCGKCFSNEQNLEIHMRNQNGEKPFICKKCGMGFSQNRKLHVHMRIHTGEKRFPCPQCGKCFTVKYSLRVHMRVHTGENPYTCPECGKGFKQKNSFNYHMRTHKGLKIVETDSVEVDI, from the exons atggcgtttattaaagaggagagcgAAGACATCAGGATTGTAGAAGTGTTCACACTGAAACATGAAGATCCTGAGGAAGAAACAG GTCTGATGGagctgaaagaagagactcaaGAGCTTAATGAAATGGAGGAAGTAGATTCGCAACATGATTTAAGGACTGACGAAGAATCCACAGAAGGAGTTCAGGAGACCGAATCTAATTTCAAGTGCTGTCACTGCGGGAAGTGTTTCAGCAATGAACAAAACCTTGAAATCCACATGAGGAATCAGAATGGAGAGAAGCCTTTTATCTGCAAAAAGTGCGGAATGGGTTTTTCCCAAAACCGAAAGCTTCACgttcacatgagaattcacacggGAGAGAAACGCTTTCCCTGCCCGCAATGTGGAAAGTGTTTCACTGTAAAATACAGCCTCCGAGTGCACATGAGagtccacactggagaaaacccTTACACTTGTCCTGAGTGTGGAAAAGGCTTTAAACAGAAAAACAGCTTTAATtaccacatgagaactcacaaaG GTCTGAAAATTGTAGAAACAGATTCAGTCGAAGTGGACATCTAA